CCAAAAGATGTAAAAATAGAGATAGAACTAATCGCAAAAGCTTAAAATATCGGCAAATGATTTTAAATAGAGTTGATCAGATTTTACTTGATTTTTCTTTTAGAGAGATATCAGGTTTTAAAAGATTTTTGATTGAGTTTTGGTTTTTTGGTATAAAGCAAGCTAGAGCTTGTCTTTTTGCAGGGCTGTTTTTTATAGCCTTGTTCTTGGTTCCTAGAGATGGATTTTTGGGAATTTATAGATATGATTTGCTTCTTATCATAGCTCTTTTAATTCAAATTTTTATGTTTGTTTTTAGGCTCGAGAGTAAGGATGAAGTAAAAGCTATATGCGTTTTTCATCTACTAGGATTTATCTTAGAGGTTTTTAAAGTTAGTATTGGTTCTTGGAGCTATACTGACTTTGCTTATACTAAGATTTTAGGGGTTCCTCTTTTTTCTGGCTTTATGTATGCAGCAGTTGGGTCATATATAGTTCAGTGCTATAGACTTTTTGATCTTAAAGTTTATCACTATCCGCCTCAAATTTTAGCTGTTTTTACATCTGCTCTTATTTATATAAATTTCTTTACCCATCACTATGTTGGGGATTTTAGATACTATATTATGGCATTTATTTTAGGACTTTATGCTAGAACTTTTGTATGTTTTACACCGCTTGATATAGTTCGTAAAATGCCACTTATTTTAGCTTTTATTTTGATCGGGTTTTTTATATGGTTTGCGGAAAATATATGTACATTTTTTGAAATTTATAGCTACCCAAACCAGCTTGGAGCTTGGGATAAAGTAAGCTTTGGTAAGTGGAATTCATGGAGTTTGCTTGTGGTTTTAACCTTTACTATAACGGTATTTTTAAAAGATATTAAAAAAAGAGTCTTTGTAGCTGTAGTAAGCTAAAACACTAAATTCCAAAGTATAGATATCCACGTTATCATAGCCATTGATATGCTTAAAAACACAGCCCCACTTCCAGCATCTTTTGCTTGTTTAGCAAGTATGTGGTATTCGTTTGTAACTATATCAATACACCTTTCAATGGCTGAGTTGATACACTCAACTATTAGTATGATAACCATAGAACCAGCTAGCAGCAAATGTTCGCTTAAGCTTACATCTAAAAATAGCGAAATTATTATAAAAGGAGCTATAATGAAAAACTCTAACTTAAATGAGCTTTCATCTCTAAATACCATTCTAAGCCCACTAAGGGCGTAGCTTGTGTTTTTAAAAAGGCTGTATTTTGGTTGATTTCTAGATTTGTTATCTAAATTTTGCATCTATTTTCCAAAAATTCTACTAAAAAGGCTTTTTGGTTGAAATCTCTCCATACTTTGTGTAAACATTCCAGCTTCAGCTATACAAGCGTTTCTAAAGACTTTGTTTAGTACTTTTCCATCTTCACTTTCATAGCTTATATCAGCTATTTTTTCGTTTAAGAACTGCTCGATTTTTCTTGCTGTATTTATAAAGCTTTCGTTTTTGTGCATATCTATCCATGATTTGTAAGCACTACTAGTTTTGCTAAGTTCTTGAGCGATATCGTAAAGTCCTATAGAATAAGGTGCAGTTGCTACTAAAATTTCAGGTATTGAGTAGGTATTTGCTACATCTATTAAGTATCTTGAGTAGGCTATTGTTCCAACTCCTTCGTCTGTTTTATCCATATCATCTATAGAAACTCCAGCTTCATCACAGTAGTTAATATGGTGAAAAATTTCTAAATTTACTAAATTTTCAAGGAGATTAAAAAAGAAATTCATATCTTCAAAATCTCTACTTTTATACATAGCTAAAGCAAAAAATCTACTAAAATGCCTTAAAAAAAGATAGTCTTGAATGAGATAATCTTTAAAAGCATCTTGGCTTAGTTTTGAGGTTTTAATCAAATTTATAAACTCGTGATGTATAAATTTATCCCAAACATCAATATTTTTATCTATAAGTCCTTGAAGTGTCATGAGCATCCTTTTTGTTTAAGTAATAAATACTACTATATAATAGTAACAAATTCATAAATAATATACTAAATTTAAGCAGAATTTACAGCCATTTAAGTATAATGATTTTTATGAGAATTTTGGTTTTTTTATCGGTTTTTTTTCTAAATTTTATATTTTGCGTGGAGTTTAGTGATTTTAGTGGCAAGAAACTAAGCCAGTGTCAAAATGTCCATATTGCAGAAAATATGGCTAATAAAGAGCTATATTATTGTGATTTAAAAGAACTAGCTTATCATATGCAAAGTGAAGATATTAAATTTAGCTCAATCAAAGCTTTAGTTGATGGTAAATTTATAAAAAATCCACTCTACACCATTGAAAATGGAAATTTAAAAGTTTTAAAAGATGAAAAAAAAGAGCTTAAAATTTTGGATTTAGACTCTGCTTTTAGTGTGGCTTATGAGCTTAAATCAAAAGAGATTGAGGCTAAAAGATCTAAAAATTTAAAGAAATTTTATCCAATGGGAAAAAGAATTTATGAAAAGCTTTGTCCTGAAATTTCACTAGTTAATTTTGCTTATATAAGCCAGTTAAAAGCTGAAATTATAAAAAAATGTAAAGATTTAGATGATAGAAAAGCTCAACTTGTGGCTGAATTTTTGTGGGCAAATTTAAGTGGTGATGCTATTAAATTTGAAGCTTTTGAACATGAAAAATGCCCAGTTTGTGGGATGTTTGTCTATAAATATCCAAGATGGGCTGCTGTTTTTGGAGAGCTTGACAGCAAAGACAGACTTGTATTTGATGGAGTAAAAGATGCTATGAAATTTTACTTTGATTATGAAAAATACGGGCGTAGGGATTTTAAATTTAATGGTGGTTTTGTGAGTGATTATTACACTGGAAATATGATTGATATAACTAAGGCTTATTTTGTGGCAGGAAGCGATGTTTTAGGTCCGATGGGAGATGAATTAATAGCATTTTTAAATCAAAGCGATGCAAGGGCTTTTAGGCTTGAACACCGAGGCAGAGAAATCTTGAAATTTGATGATATTACTAAGTGTGTAGTTTTAGATTTGGATGGAAAAAGCTGTGAAAAAGAGTAGATTTTACATATTATGCGTAGTTTTATTTGGTTTTTTAGTTTTTGAAATTTTATATTTTAGCACTAAAGATTATAAAGTAGAAAGTAAACTAAATTTTATCAAAACTACAGGAATGACAAGCTTTGCTTTTAACACGCAAACTCCATATCAACGCCATCCAAATTTACATGGAATAAATCAAATTTACACCACCCATCCAGCATTTAAAAAAAGCGATATGGCTAGCTTTGTAAACTCAGTTAATAGTAGTAAAAATTTAGGAGAGTAAATGAAAACGATTTTTGACTACACGCTTTCAAGTATAACTCGTTATGGATATAAAAATTTAGCATTGATGGTGATATTTGCATTTTTAGTTTTTTTAATGAGTTGTGCTATGATGATAACAAATTCGCTAAATAAAGAGTATAAGCTAATAAGTAAGGATTTTCCAGAACTACTTGTCCAAAAAAATATCGGCGGCAGAAACGTTCCTATAAATGCAAGTGATATGGATACATTTTGGGATTATCCAAGCATATCAAGCATAGAAGGTAGGGTTTGGGGGCAGTATTACTTTGAGAGAAATCAAATTTATCTAACTATTTTTGGGATTAAAACTTTTACTGATTACTATATGGATGATATCAAAAAAGTAGCTGAGAATTTTCCAGAAGGTGAGAATTTGATGGTTGCAAGTCCTGAAGTTTTAAAATTTTTTAAAGACGATATCTATGTTTATGGTGGGATACCGTTTTTTACTCCTGATAATAGTTTGATTAAAGTATCAGTTGGCGGAGAGTTTAAATTTAAAAATGCTCTTGAAAATGCCGATATTATAATGCTTGATGAAAATGTTACTCGTAAAATTTTAGGGCTTAGCGATGACTTTTATACAGATTTTGTTATTAGAGTTTTAAATCATGAAGAAGTAGACCTAACTGCTGATAAAATTCGTATATCAAATCCTACTTTAAAAGTGATAACAAAAGATGAAATGTTAAGGCAGTATCAGCTTTTATATGATTATAAAAGTGGCTGGTTTTTGATGCTTTTGATGATTTCATTTGTTACATACGCAATAATTTTATATGATAAAGCTAGTGGATTAAGAAGTGAAGAAAGGCGTGAAATAGGCATTTTAAAGGCTTTAGGGTGGGAAATTTCTCATATTATTAGATATAAGCTTTTAGAAGCTAGCATTATGTCTGTTTTGGCTTTTTTAGTTGGGCTTATTGCTGCTATATTTTTTGTATATGGCTTAAATGCACCTTTTTTGATAAGAATTTTTAGCGGTTACGATGAGTTAAAACCTAGCTTTGAACTCATGTTTAGTGTTGATTTTAGACTTATAGCTTTACTATTTTTTACAACCGTGCCACTATATATAGCTGTTTGTATCATACCTGCTTGGAAAGTTGCAAGCTGGGATGCTGGGGAGGTGCTAAGATGATTAGTTTAAATGGAGTTTCTAAAATTTTTAATGAGGGAAAAAGTACTGAATTTAGCGCGGTTAGTGATATAAATTTTAGTGTAAAAGAGGGTGAGACTTTTTTCTTAAAAGGTATAAGCGGAAGTGGTAAAAGTACACTTTTAGCCTTGATTGCTGGGCTTTATAAACCAACAAGTGGAACCATTTTTATAGATAAAACTGATATAACAAAGCTTTCTATTAAATTTGCATCTAAATTTAGACGCGAAAATTTAGGCATTATTTTTCAAAATTTTAATCTTATTCCAACTCTAAATGTCCTTGATAATGTGCTTTTGCCAACTCTTCCTGATGGAAGTGGCAGTATAAAAAAAGCCAAAGAGTTACTAGATAAATTTCACTTAATAGATAAAGAAAAAGTCTTAGTAAAAAGCTTAAGCGGTGGCGAACAGCAACGCGTTGCTATAATTAGAGCTTTGATTAATGACCCTAAAATCATCCTAGCGGATGAGCCAACTGCAAATTTGGATGCAAAACTTAGTCAAAATCTTTTAGAGTATTTTAAGGATATGAGTGATAAGACGATAATTATCTCAACGCATGATCCGTTTTTATTAAATAGCGGCATAGCAGATGCCTCATATGAGCTTAATAAGGAGCATAAATGAACTATATTTTAACGCTTTTTATAGTGCAGTTTGTGCTTATTTTGCTTGGTTTTGTGGGATTTATTTTTGCTATAAATATCGTAAAAAACTATAATCCTGAAATTTCATCTACAAAGCAGTTTAATCTAGCAAAAAATGGCTATTTAATCTCAACTATCATCGCTTTTATTTTGATAGTAAAGCTTCCTTTGTTTTTGTATTTTATCTGGACCATGGATGAGATAAGTGGTTTTGTGCCAGGAGCGATGTGTGCAGCAGGAATTGTTAGTGCTACAAACTACGGCGTACCGATGTTTTTTATAAAAATTATAAATCTTTTTTTACTTTCAGCTTGGCTATTAGTTCATTTTGAAGATTCAAAGACGATTGATTCTAAATTTTTAAAGCTTAAATTTAAGCTTTTTTTACCACTTTTTGCTCTTTTGGTTGTGGAATTTGTATTAGAAATTCTGCATTTTAAAGGAATTTCTTTAGAGCGTCCGGTTTTGTGCTGTAGTGATCTTTTTTCTACTCTTCCAGATAGTAAGCTTAAATTTTGGTATTCAAGTGGGTTTTTACTATCTTCGTTTTATATATTTTTTATAGCTTTATTTGTTTCAGCATATTTTAAAATAGATATTTTTGTAGGATTTTTCTCGCCAGTTTTTATGATTATCTCTTGGCAAGCACTTATTAGATTTTTCTCGCCTTATATTTATGAGTTGCCAACTCATAAATGCCCTTATTGCCTGCTTCAAGGGGATTATGGCTATGTTGGGTATTTTGTTTATATTTTGATATTTATAGGGACCTTGCCAGGACTTTTTGTATTTATTTTAGAAATTTTAAATAGAGAACAAAATCCATATCTTTATAAAATTTCAATGGTTGCAAACTCTATTTTAGTGCTACTTTTAAGCTACTATCCGCTAGCTTATTATATAAAAAATGGGGTTTGGTTGTGAGATAAATTTATAAAATTTAGAGTGGTTTTAGCCACTCTAAATTAATAACTAGCTAATGGCTCTCCACTTTCTACAACTCCACCAACTTTTACAAAGACCTCTTTTATCTCTCCATCTTTTGGGGCAACTACTTCTATTTCCATTTTCATAGCTTCTAGAACCACAATAGGTTGACCAGCTTTTACCTTTTCTCCTGGTTTTACTAAGACCTTGTAAACATTAGCTGCTATCTCAGATAAGATGTCATTTTCAGAGATAGTTCTTGTTTTTGGAGCATTTTCTCCTTCTTTAAATACACTTACAACTTCAATATTTGCATCATGACCATAAGCTATAGAAGTGTTGTATTTAACGCCATTTACCACGATAGTATAATCACCTTGTTTTATAGGGGTTTGATTTGAATTTCCACCTTTTCTTACCTTTATGTCACCGTGACCTTTTAAGAAATTTAGCCCCTTATCTTTACAAGCTAGATAGATAAATATGTTTTCATCTGTAGCTTCAATGCCCTCTTTTTCAAGAACACTTCTAGCAAATTCACTGCTTTTACTATAATCTTCATCAGCTATATCAATAGCACTTCTTGTAGTTGGTTCAAGTTTGAGCTCATTTTTAGCTAGTTCTATAATTTTTGAATCAGCCGGCACAGGGGTTTTACCAAAGTATCCTAGAACCATTTTGCCATAACCTTCAGCTATTTTTTTCCAAGGTCCAAACATTACATTATTAAATGCTTGTTGGAAGTAAAACTGACTAACTGGCGTTACGCTTGTTCCAAATCCACCTTTTTCTACCACTTCACGCATAGCTTTTATAACTTCTGGAAATTTATCTAAGATATTGTTATCTCTCATCATTTGGGTATTTGCAGTAAGTGCTCCACCTGGCATCGGTGAAAATGGTATTATAGGATTTACTTTAGTTGCTTCAGGTGGCATAAAGTAATCTTTCAAGCACTCATAAAGAACCTCTTCATATTTTAGAATTTTTTCAGGATCAAGACCGCCAAGATCGTAATCTTTGCCTTTTGTGGCATGAATTAGAGTTAATATGTCAGGTTGGCTTGTTCCACCACTTACTGGATGAGCTGCTAAGTCTATACCATCTACGCCAGCTTCAAGCGCAGCTAAATAGCACCCAACGCTAACTCCAGCTGTTTCATGTGTATGAAGTCTGATATGTGTATCTTGTGGAAGTAGTTTTCTAGCTATTTTTATTGTTTCATAAACTTTTTGTGGGCTTGAAGTTCCACTTGCATCTTTAAAACACAAACTATCAAAAGGAATTTCACTTTTTAAAATTTCTCTTAAAACTTTTTCGTAAAATGCCGCGTCGTGTGCGCCTTTGCATCCAAGTGGAAGATCCATCATGGTTATAACTATCTCATGTTTTAGCCCATGATGAGTGATTCTTTCGCCACTATATTTTAAATTTTCTACATCATTTAACGCATCAAAATTTCTAATAGTAGTCGTGCCATGTTTTTTAAACAGTTTTGCGTGTAAATCTATCATTTCACGGCTTCCAGTATCAAGTGTTACGGTGTTTATTCCACGACTTAAGGTTTGAAGATTTACATCTTTTCCTACAATTTCGCGGAATTTATCCATCATATCAAAAGCATTTTCATTTAGATAGAAAAACAGACTTTGAAACCTAGCTCCACCACCAAATTCAAAGTGAGTAATACCAGCTTCTTTTGCTGCACTTACTGCTGGTAGAAAATCATCCATCAAAACTCTTGCTCCAAAGACAGATTGAAATCCATCTCTAAAAGTCGTATCCATAATATCAATAAATTTCTTTGCCATTTTTGTCCTTTATAGTCACAATGATTGATAATTTTATCAAATTTTAACATTAACTATCCTTAACATTTCAAATTTATACCAAATTTTAGGTGGTTTGAGATATACTATGTGTAATTAAATTTTACTTTGTTTAGGAGTTTGAAATGCAAGAAAAGCACTATGAAGTTGTAGTTATTGGTGGGGGGATAAGTGGTACGGCACTAGCTTATACTTTAGCTAGATATACAAATATTAAAAGCTTAGCTTTAGTTGAGAAATACTACGGCTTTTCAACACTTAACTCAAAACGCACCTCAAACTCTCAGACTATTCACTGCGGAGATATAGAGACAAATTACGATTATAAAAAAGCTGCCAAAGTTAAAGAAAATGCTGATATGGTGGTAAATTACTGTACTAGAAATGGCTATGAGAACAAATTTATATTTCAAACGCAAAAAATAGCCCTTGGTGTAGGGGAAAAAGAAGTAGATGAGATAAGAAAGAGATTTGCTGAGTTTAGAACTCTTTATCCATATCTTGAACTTTATGAAAAGAGTGATTTAAAAGAGATTGAACCACGAGTTGTATTTGATGAAAATGCTAACGAACGCCCTGAAAATATCGTAGCTATGGGCGTAAGAAGTGGTGTTTATACGACTGTAGATTATGGTGCTATGAGTGTTAGCTTTATAGAAAATGCCAAAAAAGAGAATAAAATTTTTGATACTTACTTAAATTCAGAAGTGATAAATATAGACCAAATCGGCTCTAAATTTTACATACAGACAAAAAATCATCTCTCTATTAGTGCTGATTATGTTGTTGTAAACTCAGGTGCTCACTCACTTTTCTTAGCACATAAAATGGGCGAAGGCAAGGAGTATGGCACGGTTTCAATAGCAGGTAGCTTTTATATGTCAAAAATGAAACTTTTAAATGGCAAGGTTTATATGGTTCAAAACCCAAAGCTTCCATTTGCTGCACTTCATGGTGATCCTGATTTAACTTCTAAAAATGGTGCTACTCGTTTTGGACCAACTGCTCTAATTCTTCCAAAGCTAGAGCGTTATCACGGGCTAAAAAGTGTGCCAGAGTTTTTTAATGCTTTATCTTTTGACAGGGATATTTTAGCAGTAGCAAAAGAGCTTTTTAGCGATAAAGAGATAAGAAGCTACATTCTTAGAAATCTTCTTTTTGAAGTTCCTATTTATAATAAAAAACTTTTTGTAAAAGATGCTAGAAAAATAGTGCCATCTTTAAAAGCTAGTGATATCTACTACGCTAAGGGTTTTGGCGGAGTTAGACCTCAAGCTATTGATAAGAAAAACAAAAAGCTTTTACTAGGCGAGGCAAGTATAAATACTGATTATGGCATTGTTTTTAATATGACTCCAAGTCCAGGTGCTACAAGCTGTTTAGGAAATGCTAGAAAAGATGCCATCTTAGCGTGTGATTTTCTAGGCAAAAGCTTTGATGATGCTAAATTCACACTTGAGATTTGCTAATGAGTGAACTTGATTTTTATGCTAAGGTAGAAGAAATTTTAGGCTTTGATGAGGCAAAATATGAGCTTTATAAGGTTTTTTTAAATAAAATTTCAAGCTTAAATTTTAAAAGCTTTAAAGCGCTTGATTT
The sequence above is a segment of the Campylobacter corcagiensis genome. Coding sequences within it:
- a CDS encoding DUF817 domain-containing protein, encoding MILNRVDQILLDFSFREISGFKRFLIEFWFFGIKQARACLFAGLFFIALFLVPRDGFLGIYRYDLLLIIALLIQIFMFVFRLESKDEVKAICVFHLLGFILEVFKVSIGSWSYTDFAYTKILGVPLFSGFMYAAVGSYIVQCYRLFDLKVYHYPPQILAVFTSALIYINFFTHHYVGDFRYYIMAFILGLYARTFVCFTPLDIVRKMPLILAFILIGFFIWFAENICTFFEIYSYPNQLGAWDKVSFGKWNSWSLLVVLTFTITVFLKDIKKRVFVAVVS
- a CDS encoding diacylglycerol kinase — protein: MQNLDNKSRNQPKYSLFKNTSYALSGLRMVFRDESSFKLEFFIIAPFIIISLFLDVSLSEHLLLAGSMVIILIVECINSAIERCIDIVTNEYHILAKQAKDAGSGAVFLSISMAMITWISILWNLVF
- a CDS encoding TenA family protein, whose product is MTLQGLIDKNIDVWDKFIHHEFINLIKTSKLSQDAFKDYLIQDYLFLRHFSRFFALAMYKSRDFEDMNFFFNLLENLVNLEIFHHINYCDEAGVSIDDMDKTDEGVGTIAYSRYLIDVANTYSIPEILVATAPYSIGLYDIAQELSKTSSAYKSWIDMHKNESFINTARKIEQFLNEKIADISYESEDGKVLNKVFRNACIAEAGMFTQSMERFQPKSLFSRIFGK
- a CDS encoding nitrous oxide reductase accessory protein NosL: MRILVFLSVFFLNFIFCVEFSDFSGKKLSQCQNVHIAENMANKELYYCDLKELAYHMQSEDIKFSSIKALVDGKFIKNPLYTIENGNLKVLKDEKKELKILDLDSAFSVAYELKSKEIEAKRSKNLKKFYPMGKRIYEKLCPEISLVNFAYISQLKAEIIKKCKDLDDRKAQLVAEFLWANLSGDAIKFEAFEHEKCPVCGMFVYKYPRWAAVFGELDSKDRLVFDGVKDAMKFYFDYEKYGRRDFKFNGGFVSDYYTGNMIDITKAYFVAGSDVLGPMGDELIAFLNQSDARAFRLEHRGREILKFDDITKCVVLDLDGKSCEKE
- a CDS encoding ABC transporter permease — translated: MKTIFDYTLSSITRYGYKNLALMVIFAFLVFLMSCAMMITNSLNKEYKLISKDFPELLVQKNIGGRNVPINASDMDTFWDYPSISSIEGRVWGQYYFERNQIYLTIFGIKTFTDYYMDDIKKVAENFPEGENLMVASPEVLKFFKDDIYVYGGIPFFTPDNSLIKVSVGGEFKFKNALENADIIMLDENVTRKILGLSDDFYTDFVIRVLNHEEVDLTADKIRISNPTLKVITKDEMLRQYQLLYDYKSGWFLMLLMISFVTYAIILYDKASGLRSEERREIGILKALGWEISHIIRYKLLEASIMSVLAFLVGLIAAIFFVYGLNAPFLIRIFSGYDELKPSFELMFSVDFRLIALLFFTTVPLYIAVCIIPAWKVASWDAGEVLR
- a CDS encoding ABC transporter ATP-binding protein, translated to MISLNGVSKIFNEGKSTEFSAVSDINFSVKEGETFFLKGISGSGKSTLLALIAGLYKPTSGTIFIDKTDITKLSIKFASKFRRENLGIIFQNFNLIPTLNVLDNVLLPTLPDGSGSIKKAKELLDKFHLIDKEKVLVKSLSGGEQQRVAIIRALINDPKIILADEPTANLDAKLSQNLLEYFKDMSDKTIIISTHDPFLLNSGIADASYELNKEHK
- a CDS encoding biotin/lipoyl-containing protein, coding for MAKKFIDIMDTTFRDGFQSVFGARVLMDDFLPAVSAAKEAGITHFEFGGGARFQSLFFYLNENAFDMMDKFREIVGKDVNLQTLSRGINTVTLDTGSREMIDLHAKLFKKHGTTTIRNFDALNDVENLKYSGERITHHGLKHEIVITMMDLPLGCKGAHDAAFYEKVLREILKSEIPFDSLCFKDASGTSSPQKVYETIKIARKLLPQDTHIRLHTHETAGVSVGCYLAALEAGVDGIDLAAHPVSGGTSQPDILTLIHATKGKDYDLGGLDPEKILKYEEVLYECLKDYFMPPEATKVNPIIPFSPMPGGALTANTQMMRDNNILDKFPEVIKAMREVVEKGGFGTSVTPVSQFYFQQAFNNVMFGPWKKIAEGYGKMVLGYFGKTPVPADSKIIELAKNELKLEPTTRSAIDIADEDYSKSSEFARSVLEKEGIEATDENIFIYLACKDKGLNFLKGHGDIKVRKGGNSNQTPIKQGDYTIVVNGVKYNTSIAYGHDANIEVVSVFKEGENAPKTRTISENDILSEIAANVYKVLVKPGEKVKAGQPIVVLEAMKMEIEVVAPKDGEIKEVFVKVGGVVESGEPLASY
- a CDS encoding FAD-dependent oxidoreductase; amino-acid sequence: MQEKHYEVVVIGGGISGTALAYTLARYTNIKSLALVEKYYGFSTLNSKRTSNSQTIHCGDIETNYDYKKAAKVKENADMVVNYCTRNGYENKFIFQTQKIALGVGEKEVDEIRKRFAEFRTLYPYLELYEKSDLKEIEPRVVFDENANERPENIVAMGVRSGVYTTVDYGAMSVSFIENAKKENKIFDTYLNSEVINIDQIGSKFYIQTKNHLSISADYVVVNSGAHSLFLAHKMGEGKEYGTVSIAGSFYMSKMKLLNGKVYMVQNPKLPFAALHGDPDLTSKNGATRFGPTALILPKLERYHGLKSVPEFFNALSFDRDILAVAKELFSDKEIRSYILRNLLFEVPIYNKKLFVKDARKIVPSLKASDIYYAKGFGGVRPQAIDKKNKKLLLGEASINTDYGIVFNMTPSPGATSCLGNARKDAILACDFLGKSFDDAKFTLEIC